CATAGAAGCGCCGGCCTCGGCGGATTCGGGCAGATCGACCCGCGTTACGGGGTGCGTCCCAGCCCGCGGGTGATCGCCGAGGGCGAAGAAGTGCCGAAGGGCGGCGGCGCCTATATGGTCGGCAAGCCCTATAAGATCGCCGGCCGAACCTATTACCCGAGCGAGAGGCCCTATTCCTCGGTCGGAACCGCTTCCTGGTATGGTTCGGATTTCCACGGACGTCGCACCGCCAACGGCGAAATATTCGACAGGGCGTCGATTTCCGCCGCCCACCCGACAATGCCGCTTCCCAGCTATGCGCGCGTCACTAATTTGCGCAATGACCGTTCCATGGTCGTGCGCGTCAATGACCGTGGCCCCTATCATGGCGGACGCGTCATGGACGTTTCGCAGCGCGTGGCGCATGCGCTTGATTTTCATGGCGTCGGCACCGCGCGCGTCAAGGTCGAATGGATCGGCCGAGCCGATCTTGCCGGCGACGACGACGAAAAATTGCTTGCGACCCTGCGCGACGATGGCCAGCCCGCGCAGATCGACGCCCCGGTGATGACGGCGGCGAATGAGGACCCGGCGCGCGCGGCGCGCTATGATGAAAGGGCGGAAGTCGCCGAACTCGCGGCGCGCGTCGCCTATGAGAATGGGCAGGCGTCAGATGACCAGATGCGGGCCTATGTCAGGCAGGAGAGCGACGCGCCCATGCCTCCCTCGCGAGAGCAAGCCAGCATCGACGTAGAACCCGTCGCTTCGACCCAGAAGGCCAAGAAAGTCGTGGCGCCGCTGCCGCCAGTGCGGCCCGCGCATCTCGGCGGCCCGCGTCAAGCTTCCGCTCACAACGCCGTCCGACAGGCGCTGAACTCCTCGGTTCGAACGAACTGAGCGGCCCACGCCGCGATTGCAATTTTCGGCGTCGCGCGCCATCTTCTCCCGGCTTGCCGCGCTGCGGCGTAAATCGGGAGCGCGTCTTGCCGAAATTTCCCGGGCTTCACCTTATTCTGACGCTTTTCGCATTGGGGGCGCTTGGGGCAGCGCCGTCGCGCGCCCAGAATTTTCAAACGAGCGTCCCGCACGCCATCCTGATCGACGCTGGCACGAACACCGTTCTGTTCGAGAAAGGCGCCGACGACTACGCCAAGCCCGCATCGACCGTCAAAATTCTGACGGCGGAGCTGATCTTTCAGGCTTTGGCGGAAGGAAAACTGAAGCTCGACGATGAATTCACGGTTTCCGAGCACGCCTGGCGCACCGGCGGGGCGCCGGCTGGCGGCTCTGCGATGTTCCTCGCGCTCAACAGCCGAGTGCGGGTCGAGGATCTCATCCGGGGCTTGGTGATCCAGTCCGGCAACGACGCGGCGATTACGCTCGCCGAAGGCCTCGCAGGGGCCGAAGAATCCTTCGTGACGCGGATGAACAAGCGCGCCGCCGAGCTTGGCCTTGTCAAATCGCGCTTCGGCAATCCCTGGGGCATGGACGGGCCTGACCAAAAGGTGACGGCGCGCGAAATGGCGAAGCTCGCGGCGCACATGATCAAGACCTACCCCGAATATTACCGCTATTTTGGCGAGAAAGAATATACTTGGAATAAGATTCGCCAACAGAACCGCAATCCTTTGTTGACGATGAGCATCGGCGCTGACGGGTTGAAGACCGGCAATATCGATAAGGACAGCGGCTACGGCTTGGTGGGCTCCGCCACGCAGGACGGCCGACGCCTGATCGTCGCCGTTTACGGCGCGAAGAGCGCGAAGGAACGGGCTGAAGAAGCGCGCAAATTGCTGCAATGGGGATTCCGCAACTTCGAAGAGAAGGAGCTTTTCAAGGCCGGCGAACCCATCGGGCCCGCGCAGGTCTATGGCGGCACGAAGGGGTCCGTCGAGCTGACGGCGAAAGAGGACATCAAGGTGCTTCTGCCACGCGGCGCGAACGAGAGGCTGATGGGCAAGATCGTTTACGAAGGCCCTGTGCTGGCGCCGGTCGAGGCGGGCGCAACGGTTGGACGCCTCGAAGTGAAACGCGGAAATTCCGTCGTGCTCGAACAGCCGTTGCAGACTGTGGAATCGGTCGAGCAGGGATCGCTGCCGCGGCGCGCCTTCGACGCTATTTACGAATCCGCCGCCGCGGCCATTCACCAGAAACTCTCCGGCAAGAAATGACCTTCCAGGCGACGCCCGAAAAAGGCCGCTTCATCACCTTCGAAGGCGGCGAGGGCGTCGGCAAGTCGACGCAGCTTGCAAGGCTCGCCGAACATTTGCGCGATTGCGGTTTCGAGGTGGTGACGACGCGCGAGCCCGGCGGCACGCCAAAGGCCGAGAAGCTGCGCGCTTTCCTGCTCTCGGGACGCGCCGCGCCGCTTGGTCCGCTCGCCGAGGCGGCGCTGTTTTCTGCGGCGCGCGCCGATCATGTCGAAACCTTGATCGCGCCGGCCCTGAAGCGCGGCGCATGGGTGCTGTGCGACCGCTTCGCCGATTCGACCCGCGCCTATCAGGGCGCGCGGGGCGGGGTCGACGCCAAGACTCTGGCGCTGCTCGAAGCAGCGGCGGTCGGCGAAACGCGGCCGGATCTGACGATCATGCTCGACCTGCCGGCGCAAGAAGGCCTCACGCGGGCGGCGTCGCGGCGGAAGGGCGAAGTGGTCGATCGTTTCGAGCGCGAAGCGCCATCCTTTCACGAGGAGCTGCGGCAGGCCTTCCTCGACATCGCCGAGAGCGCGCCGGAACGCTGCTGCGTGATTGACGCCGGCATGTCCATCGACGACGTCGCGCGCGCGGTGCAGCGGCTCGTTCACGACCGCTTCCTGGCGCACGCCGCACAAGCCGCGCAATGAGCCGCGAAGAGGGGAACCCGGAAAGCGATCGCTACGACGACGCCCCGCATCCGCGGGAGACCCTGGGGCTTTTCGGTCATGCCGAGGCGGAGCATGAATTTCTCGACGCCTACCGCCGCAACAAGATGGCGCAGGCGTGGATCATCGGCGGGCCGGAAGGCGTCGGCAAGGCGACGCTCGCCTGGCGCCTGGCGCGGTTTCTCCTGGCGCATCCCGAACCCGCCGCAGCGGCGGTCCAGTCCGCGGAGAGCCTTGCGGTGCCCGCGGACCATCCGGCGGCGCGTCGGATCGCCTCAATGGCGCTCGCCGATATTTTTCTGCTGCGCCGCGCCTGGAACGACAAGACCAAAAAGCACTTCACCGAAATCCGCATCGAGGACGTGCGGAAGGTTATTCAGGCCTTCCATCAGGGGTCGGGGACCGGCGGCTGGCGGATCGCCATCGTCGACTGCGCCGACGATCTCAATCGCGCCAGCGCCAACGCGCTTTTAAAGCTCATTGAGGAGCCCCCGCAACGCTCGCTGTTTCTGCTCGTCGCGCATCAGCCGGGCCGCATGCTGCCGACGATCCGTTCGCGCTGTCGCAGACTGATGCTCGGCGCATTGTCGCCGGAAGACACGATCGCCGCCGTGAAAAATCTTGGGTCCCCCTGGTCGCAGGCGCCTGAATCGGACCTGCTCGTCGCCGCGGCGCGCGCCGAGGGCTCCGTGCGCGAGGCGCTGCGGCTGCTGGACGATGACGGCGTCGCCTTCGACGCCGCCGTGCGCCGGCTTTTCGACAGGTTGCCGCAGGTCGATTGGCTCGGCGCGCATATGCTGGCCGACAAGCTCACCGGCCGCGAAAACGAAGCGGCCTATGAGACCTTCATGCGCGCGACGCAGCGCCATCTCGACTCGCGCGTCCGCGCGCTCGCGCAGATCGGCGCCGCCCCTTCGAGACTTGCCCGCTACGCGAGCGCCTGGGACGCCATTCGCGACGCCGCCAGGGAAACCGAGGTGTTCAATTTCGACAAGCGCGCGCTGGTGCTGGGGATCTTCGATCGGCTCGCGAAAGCCGAAGCCGGCTAGATGACGCTGCATTTGGTGGAATCGCCCAAATGCAGACAACCTGATCGATTCCCAGAGTTTAGAGCGCGCTCTAGGCGAAAAACCGGTTCCCACCTTTTTCGCAGCGCGCTCTCGTGGCGGGCGCTAGCGCGCCTCCCGGCCGCTGTTCGCCATCGCGTTTTCAAGAAGCTGCAGAACGACTGCGGGGTCGCGCGGGAAGCCGGCGCGTATCCATTCAGCTTGCAGCGTTCTAAGCGCGTCGCCCAATTGCTTGCCCGGCGCGACGCCGCGCGCGATGAGATCTGCGCCCTTGATGGGGAAGGCGGGCGTCGGCGTTTCCTCGAGATAGCGCGCCGCCTCCCGCCAATCCGGATCGTCCGCCGCCGCGGCGCTTTCCGCATGCGCCAGCGCCAGCGCATCGGCCGCCGCGCGCGCGCCGCACAGGAACAGCATCTCGCGCAGATGCGACGCTGGCGGCGGCGCGTCGCGTCCATGCAAGGGCGCGAGCGTTCGCGCCGCCGCCGCAAGCCGCGCGAATTCGTCGTTGGAGAGCCGCAGCCGCTCGCGCAGCCGCTCGGCGTCTTCGGCGGTCAGCACCGAAAAGGCCGCAAGCCGCAGCACCGCGTCCGCCGATTTGCCCAAAGCCGCTTCGCGTGCGGCGAGGCGCTGCAGCCGAGAGGGATAGCCGATGCCGAGAATGACTTCGATAACGCCGGCGTGCGACATGGCGCGCAGCACGTCCGGCGCTCGGCGCGCGAGCAGCAGCTTCATCAGTTCGGCGCGGATGCGCTCGCGCGACAGGCGCGAGAGATTCTCCCGCGCGACGATCGACTCATGCAGGCCCTCGCGATCGAAGGGCCCTTCGCCATGAGAGGCGTTGAAACGAAAGAAGCGCAGGATCCGCAGATAGTCCTCGCGAATCCGCGTCGCCGCGTCGCCGATGAAGCGGATGCGCCGCGCCTCGATGTCCGCGAGGGCGTCCGTATAATCGTGAATCTCGCCATCGAAAGAGAGCGACAGCGCGTTGATAGTGAAGTCGCGCCGCTTCGCGTCCTGCTCGAAGTCGCCGCCAAAGCGCACCTTGGCGAAGCGGCCGTCGGTCTCGACGTCCTCACGCAGCGTCGTGACTTCAAACGGCGTTCCCGCGACGACGATGGTCACCGTGCCATGTTCGATGCCGGTCGGCACGCCTTTCAGTCCGGCGTCGCGCGCGGCCGCAAGGACGGCGTCGGGCAGCGCCGTCGTCGCGAGGTCGATCTCGTGAGGCGGCAGACCGAGCAGAGCGTCGCGCACGGCGCCGCCGACCACGCGCGTTTCTGCGCCCGTCTTCGAGAGCGCCGCAAACAGCGTCGCCAGCCGGGGATCGTCAAGCAGTCTCTGCGCCGCGTTCATTGGAAGCGGCCCGGCTGCAATTTTCCGTTCTCCATGTGGGCCGGCACATAAGCGCCCTGGTTAAGCCGGCTGAAGCCGAGCGTCACGACTCCGATGATGGCGATGAGGAGGCCCGCGATCGTCAGCAGCGATACGACCCTGCCATGCCAGAGCTCGCGCACGAAAGGCCAGCGAAGCTGCAACGAATGGAAAAGCGCATAGGCCACGAAGGGCGTCAGGAAGAGCAGGGCGGTTTCAACGATTGCGCGCCACATGGGCGGAAACGCCTTTCGTGATGAGGATGTCCGACGAATATACTCCGATGAATATACATGGCGTCCGTCGAGGGCGTTTAATGCGGCATGCATGAACAAACTGTCACGTCCAAATTACGGTTTTGGCGGTAAAATGCCTCTTTAACGCGCCGGTTGCGCTTGAATTGCAGCGGCGGAGAGACGAAGATTGCGCTTGGCCCTAATCCCCGCCGCTTCGCTTTATATGCGGAGCCGAATGGCGCGGGGGCTTTGAATCGCGTGCGGCGAAACACGGCAGCGCCGCTACGATGCGCCCGATCCTCTTCATAGACAGGCTGCCTGAGCACGCTGAAATGACTTCATTCGACACCAGGACAACCTCGCTCGAAACAGCCGTCGTTCAATCCGCCGAACGGGCCCTCGACCATATCGGTCGCGCCCGCGCCGCGATCGGCGCCGTCATTTTCGGCCAGGACGAGGTCGTGGAACAGGCGCTGGTGACGATCCTCGCGGGCGGCCATGGGCTCCTCGTCGGCGTGCCTGGCCTCGCCAAGACCAAGCTTGTTGAGACGCTAGGCCGCGTGCTCGGCCTGGCCGAGCAGCGCGTGCAGTTTACGCCGGACCTTCTGCCCGCCGATATTCTCGGCTCTGAGGTGCTTGAAGAGGGGGCTGACCGCTCGCGTTCGTTTCGCTTCATCCGGGGGCCGGTCTTCACCCAGCTGCTGATGGCCGACGAGATCAATCGCGCCTCGCCGCGCACGCAGTCGGCGCTGCTGCAGGCGATGCAGGAGCACCATGTCAGCGTCGCCGGAAAGCGCCACGACCTGCCGCGGCCCTTCCATGTCCTCGCGACGCAAAATCCCCTGGAGCAGGAGGGCACCTATCCGCTGCCCGAGGCGCAGCTCGACCGTTTTCTGATGCAGATCGACGTGCATTATCCCGACCGCGCCAGCGAGCGGCGGGTCCTGCTGGAAACCACTGGCGAGACGATGGCCGAGGCGAGCCAGGCGCTCGACGCCGAAGAGCTGATGGCGACCCAGCGGCTCGTGCGCCGGCTTCCGATCGGCGAAAAGGTCGTCGACGCGATTCTCGATCTCGTTCGTTCAGCCCGTCCAGACGAGGGCGACGCGGAAATCGCGCCGCATGTCGCCTGGGGTCCGGGACCGCGCGCCGCGCAGGCGCTGATGTTGGCGACGCGCGCCCGGGCGCTCGTCACCGGCCGGCTTGCGCCCTCGATCGACGACGTCGCGAAACTCGCCGCGCCGGTGTTGCGCCACCGCATGGCGCTCAATTTCGCCGCGCGCCGCGAGATGACCGTTTCCGACGTGGTTCAGACGCTCGTGGCGCGGATCGGGTGACGAGCCGTCGCTCGGCTCTTTCCTCTGACGGAGAAAGATGACGATGTTTGCTGACGTCGCCACGCGCGCCTACGATCCTGCACAGCGCAAGCCCGCAGATGGCGCTACGGCGGCCGATCTCGCGAGCCGGATGCCGAGGCTGGTGGCGCGGGCGCATGAGATCGCGGCGAGCCTCGCCTATGGCGTTCATGGCCGCAAGCGCGCGGGCGTCGGCGAGACGTTTTGGCAATACCGGCCATTTGCATCGGGCGAATCGGCGCATCGCATCGACTGGCGCCGCTCGGCGCGCGGCGATCAGCTCTATGTGCGCGAGCGTGAATGGGAGGCCGCGCACGACTATTTCCTCTGGATGGATTGTTCTCCCTCCATGGCCTTCGGCTCGTCTCTCGCTTCCGACGACAAGCTGTCCCGCGGCGTGACCCTGGGGCTGGCGCTCGCCGACGTGCTCGTTCGCGGCGGCGAGCGGGCGGCGGCGCTGGGCCTGACCGCGCCGATCTCGGCGCGCGACGTGATCGACCGGCTGGCGCGCGCTCTGGCTGACAACGCAACGGAGGCGGCGCGCGACGAGCTTCCGCCGCAGGCGCCGCTCCGCCCCCGCGCCCGCGTCATTCTGATCTCAGACTTCCTCATCGATCCGGATGCGCTGGCCGCGCGCCTGCGGCGCTTCGCCGACGCCGGCGCCTCCGGCGCGGTGCTGATGGTGACCGATCCCAGCGAAGAAACCTTGCCGTTCTCCGGCGAAACCACTTTTCTAGACACCGACGGCGGCCCGGCCTTCTACGCAGGCGACGCGCGCAGCTTGCGCGCGGCCTATGCGCGCCGCTTCGAGGCGCATCGCGACGCCGTGCGCCGCGCGGCGCAACGCGTCGGCTTCATCTTCCTGCAGCATCGCACCGACAGGCCAGCCTCCGAAGCGGCGCTGGCGCTCGCTATGGGATTGCTCGGAGCGGATGGAGTCAGCTTCGAGGAGCGGCGCTGATGTTTTCCTTCACCGCGCCGCTCGCGCTGTTTGGTCTCATCAGCCTGCCGATGATCTATTGGCTGTTGCGGGTCACGCCGCCGCGTCCGCGCGAGATCGTCTTTCCGCCGACGAAAATTCTGCGCGAACTCAAGCCCGACGAAGAGACGCCGGCAAAAACCCCTTGGTGGCTGATGGCGCTGCGGCTAGCGCTCGCCGCCGCGTTGATTTTCGCGATGGCGGGACCGGTCTGGGCGCCGAGCGGCGTCGTCGCGTCCACCGCGCCGACGCTTGTCATCCTCGACGACGGCTGGACGGCGGCGCCGACATGGGAGCGACGCCTTGCGGGGGCGGCGTCGATCATCGAGTCGGTCGCGCGCGCCGGCGGACCGGTCGCGGTCGCGCTTGCGTCAGAATCCGCGGCGCCGGTTCCAGGCGACGGGCCGCGCGCGATGGAAAAATTGCGCTCGGCGCGGCCCAAGCCATTTCTGCCGGACCGCAAGGCGATCGGCGAACAGGTCACGGCCTTCGCCCACGGCCGTAAGGCGCGCATCGTATGGATCAGCGACGGCGTCGCGCAGGGCGACGCCGCAGGCTTCGTGCGCGCGCTGAAAGAGTCGGGCGCGAGCGCCGTCGAGATTTACGTCGAAGACCATGCGCCGCGCGCGCTCGCCGCGCCGACAAATGATGCGGCCACGCTGAGCGTCGATGTGCTGCGCATCGGCGACGACGCGTCGGCGGTCGTCGACGCGCTTGACGCGAAAGGTCGAACGGTCGGCCGAGCCGAAGTGGATTTTGGCGGCGCGCGGCGCGTTCGAGGGAAAATCGAACTGCCGGTCGAACTTCGCAACGAGGTGAGTCATCTGCGCATCGAAGGAGAAAACTCCGCCGGCGCCGTCGCGCTTCTTGACGCGCGCTCGAAAGTGAAGCGCGTGGCGCTGATCGGAGGCGGCGCGGCCGATGAGGCGCAGCCGCTGCTCTCGCCGCTCTACTACCTGGAAAAAGCGCTTGCGCCCTTCGCCCAAATCCGCACGGCGCGTCCCGGCGTCGTGGATCCGGTGCAGGCGTTGCTCGCCGAACAGCCCAATATCATGGGGCTCGCAGATGTCGGGCTCGCGCCCGGCGAGACATTCGACGCGGTGTCGCGCTTCGTTGAAGAAGGCGGGACGCTCATTCGTTTCGCCGGGCCGCGTCTCGCCAACGCCGAGGATGGTCTGCTGCCCGTGCGCCTGCGCCGGAACGGCCGCGTGCTCGGCGGGGCCATGTCCTGGGAGGAGCCAAAAGCGCTCGCCGAGTTTGACGCCACCAGCCCCTTCTTCGGCTTGCCGGCTTCGAAGGACGTCACGGTGCAGCGGCAGGTGCTCGCCGAGCCCGATCCGGGACTTGCCGACAAGACCTGGGCCCGCCTGTCCGACGGCACGCCGCTCGTGACCGCGGAACGACGCGGGAAGGGGCTGATCGTGCTGTTTCACGTCAACGCCGACGCCAATTGGTCGAATCTGCCAATCTCGGGACTTTTCGTTGAGATGCTGAAACGGATCAGCGCCATGGCTGGAGAGTCGACGCCTGCGAGCAGCGAACGATCTGGCGCCGATCCGGCGGCTTTCGCGCCGATGCGCCTACTCGATGGATTTGGCGCGCTCGGCGCGCCGGGCCTCAGCGCGCAAAGCATTCCGCCTGGCTTCGACGGGCCTGCAAGCGCCGAACATCCGCCTGGGCTATACGGCTCGGGGGAGGCTTTCGTCGCGGTGCAGACCTTGCGCCCGACTGACGAGATCAGCGCTTTCGATTTCGCCGGCGCCGGACTGAGCGCGGACGTGTTGCGGGCCGGCGGCCAACTCGATTTGCGCGGGCCGCTGCTCGTCTTCGCTCTCGCCGCCTTCATCGCCGACGCGCTGATCGTTCTGGCGCTTGCCGGAAAGCTGCGGCTGCGGCCGCTGAGCGCCGCTACCGCGGCGCTTCTGGCGCTCTCCTGCGTAGCGGCGACGATTGATGAAACACGTGCGGAGACGGCGCCGAAATCCACCGCCACCCAGCGCGACAAGGACGCCGCGCTGACGGCGCGGCTCGCCTATGTGATCTCGGGCGACGCCCGCGTTGATGAAATATCGCGGCTGGGCCTCGAGGCGCTCACCCAGGCGCTGAATGCGCGCACCTCTTTCGCACCGGGCGATCCGGTGGGCGTCGATCCGGCGAAGGACGAACTCGCCTTTTATCCCTTGCTCTACTGGCCGATCGTCGCGAGCGCGCCGCAGCCGCCCGCGAAGACGGTGGCGAAAGTCACCGCCTATATGAAGCAGGGCGGCACAATCATCTTCGACACGCGAGACGCGCTCTCTCAACGTGTCGGCGGCGCGCCGAGTCCGGAGGCGCAATGGCTGCGCGACCTGACGAAAGGCTTGGACATTCCGCCTTTGGAAGTGACGCCGCGCGATCACGTCATCACCAAGACCTTCTATTTGCTTGATGGATTCGTCGGCCGTTACGCCAATGGCGAGACCTGGGTCGAGGCGCTGCCGCCGGAGCCGAAAGATCAGGCCGCGCGTCCGGTGCGCGCGACGGACAGCGTCTCCGCGATCGTCATCACCTCGAACGACCTCGCCAGCGCCTGGGCGCATGACAAACGCGGCCAGCCGCTGTTTCCCTTGACGCCGGGCGGCGCGCGCCAGCGCGAATTCGCGCTCCGCGGCGGCATCAATTTGGTGATGTATACGCTGACCGGGAACTATAAGTCGGATCAGGTGCATGTGCGCGACTTGCTGGAAAGGCTGGGCCAATGAGCGACCTCACGCTCGCCTTTTCGCCGCTCGTTCCCTGGTCGGCGCTGATCATTCTCGGCCTGCTTGGCGCCGGCGCGCTGGCGCTGATGGCGGCCAAACGCCAGCGGGGCGCGCCGCTCCGGGCGTTTGCTTTCGCCTTGCTGATTGCGGCGCTCGCCGACCCGTCGCTCGTGCGCGAAAAACGCGATCCGCAAAAGAGCGTCGTCGCGGTGGTTGTCGACAAGAGCGACAGCCAGAATTTCGGCGCGAGAAACGCGCAAACGGAAGAGGCGCGCAAGGCGCTCGACTCTGCGCTCGCCAAATTCGGCGACGTCGAGACGCGCACGATCACGGTGTCGAACGACGCTTCCGGCAATGACGGCACCAAGCTCTTCGGCGCGCTCGCCGAAGTTTTGAAGGACGTTCCGTCGGAGCGCGTCGGCGGCGCAATTCTTCTGACCGACGGCGTCGTTCACGATATTCCCGCCAAGGCCGAAGCGCTCGGCTTCAAAGCGCCCGTTCAAGCGCTCGTGACGGGGCATAAGGGCGAGCGCGACCGCCGCATCGAACTCGTCGAGGCGCCGCGTTTTGGCATCGTCGGCAAGGATCAGATCATCCGCGCCCGCGTCGTCGATCTTGGCGGCGACGGCGCCCGCATACCGATTTCAGTGCGCCGCGACGGCGAAGCACTGCCGACCTTCAGCCCCGTGCCTGGCGACATCGTCAGCATTCCGGTGCGCATCGAACATGGCGGACAAAATGTCGTCGAACTCGAAATTCCGTCAGCGCCCGGCGAGCTGACGCCGCTCGACAATAAGGCCGTGCTGACGATCGAAGGCGTGCGCGACCGGCTCAAAGTGTTGCTTGTGTCGGGCGAGCCGCATCCGGGCGAGCGGAGCTGGCGCAATCTCTTGCGCGCCGACGCCAATGTCGAACTGGTGCATTTCACCATTTTGCGGCCGCCGGAGAAGCTCGACGTCACGCCGGCGAGCGAATTGTCGCTGATCGCCTTTCCGACCGCCGATCTCTTCGGGAAGAAAATCAACGAATTCGATCTCATCATTTTCGATCGCTATTCGAGCCAAACGACGCTGCCCTCGATCTATTTCGAGAACATCGCCAATTACGTCGAGAATGGCGGCGCCTTTCTCGCGGCTGTCGGCCCGGATTACGCGACCTTGCGGGGCCTCTATTACTCGCCGCTCGAAAACATTCTGCCGGCGCG
Above is a genomic segment from Methylocystis rosea containing:
- a CDS encoding septal ring lytic transglycosylase RlpA family protein gives rise to the protein MRFVVFKNAAHAPRPLVRSSILLSKLLPLVCLGALAGCSSTTGSHRSAGLGGFGQIDPRYGVRPSPRVIAEGEEVPKGGGAYMVGKPYKIAGRTYYPSERPYSSVGTASWYGSDFHGRRTANGEIFDRASISAAHPTMPLPSYARVTNLRNDRSMVVRVNDRGPYHGGRVMDVSQRVAHALDFHGVGTARVKVEWIGRADLAGDDDEKLLATLRDDGQPAQIDAPVMTAANEDPARAARYDERAEVAELAARVAYENGQASDDQMRAYVRQESDAPMPPSREQASIDVEPVASTQKAKKVVAPLPPVRPAHLGGPRQASAHNAVRQALNSSVRTN
- a CDS encoding D-alanyl-D-alanine carboxypeptidase family protein encodes the protein MPKFPGLHLILTLFALGALGAAPSRAQNFQTSVPHAILIDAGTNTVLFEKGADDYAKPASTVKILTAELIFQALAEGKLKLDDEFTVSEHAWRTGGAPAGGSAMFLALNSRVRVEDLIRGLVIQSGNDAAITLAEGLAGAEESFVTRMNKRAAELGLVKSRFGNPWGMDGPDQKVTAREMAKLAAHMIKTYPEYYRYFGEKEYTWNKIRQQNRNPLLTMSIGADGLKTGNIDKDSGYGLVGSATQDGRRLIVAVYGAKSAKERAEEARKLLQWGFRNFEEKELFKAGEPIGPAQVYGGTKGSVELTAKEDIKVLLPRGANERLMGKIVYEGPVLAPVEAGATVGRLEVKRGNSVVLEQPLQTVESVEQGSLPRRAFDAIYESAAAAIHQKLSGKK
- the tmk gene encoding dTMP kinase, whose product is MTFQATPEKGRFITFEGGEGVGKSTQLARLAEHLRDCGFEVVTTREPGGTPKAEKLRAFLLSGRAAPLGPLAEAALFSAARADHVETLIAPALKRGAWVLCDRFADSTRAYQGARGGVDAKTLALLEAAAVGETRPDLTIMLDLPAQEGLTRAASRRKGEVVDRFEREAPSFHEELRQAFLDIAESAPERCCVIDAGMSIDDVARAVQRLVHDRFLAHAAQAAQ
- a CDS encoding DNA polymerase III subunit delta', producing MSREEGNPESDRYDDAPHPRETLGLFGHAEAEHEFLDAYRRNKMAQAWIIGGPEGVGKATLAWRLARFLLAHPEPAAAAVQSAESLAVPADHPAARRIASMALADIFLLRRAWNDKTKKHFTEIRIEDVRKVIQAFHQGSGTGGWRIAIVDCADDLNRASANALLKLIEEPPQRSLFLLVAHQPGRMLPTIRSRCRRLMLGALSPEDTIAAVKNLGSPWSQAPESDLLVAAARAEGSVREALRLLDDDGVAFDAAVRRLFDRLPQVDWLGAHMLADKLTGRENEAAYETFMRATQRHLDSRVRALAQIGAAPSRLARYASAWDAIRDAARETEVFNFDKRALVLGIFDRLAKAEAG
- a CDS encoding CCA tRNA nucleotidyltransferase, producing MNAAQRLLDDPRLATLFAALSKTGAETRVVGGAVRDALLGLPPHEIDLATTALPDAVLAAARDAGLKGVPTGIEHGTVTIVVAGTPFEVTTLREDVETDGRFAKVRFGGDFEQDAKRRDFTINALSLSFDGEIHDYTDALADIEARRIRFIGDAATRIREDYLRILRFFRFNASHGEGPFDREGLHESIVARENLSRLSRERIRAELMKLLLARRAPDVLRAMSHAGVIEVILGIGYPSRLQRLAAREAALGKSADAVLRLAAFSVLTAEDAERLRERLRLSNDEFARLAAAARTLAPLHGRDAPPPASHLREMLFLCGARAAADALALAHAESAAAADDPDWREAARYLEETPTPAFPIKGADLIARGVAPGKQLGDALRTLQAEWIRAGFPRDPAVVLQLLENAMANSGREAR
- a CDS encoding DUF6111 family protein, encoding MWRAIVETALLFLTPFVAYALFHSLQLRWPFVRELWHGRVVSLLTIAGLLIAIIGVVTLGFSRLNQGAYVPAHMENGKLQPGRFQ
- a CDS encoding AAA family ATPase, yielding MTSFDTRTTSLETAVVQSAERALDHIGRARAAIGAVIFGQDEVVEQALVTILAGGHGLLVGVPGLAKTKLVETLGRVLGLAEQRVQFTPDLLPADILGSEVLEEGADRSRSFRFIRGPVFTQLLMADEINRASPRTQSALLQAMQEHHVSVAGKRHDLPRPFHVLATQNPLEQEGTYPLPEAQLDRFLMQIDVHYPDRASERRVLLETTGETMAEASQALDAEELMATQRLVRRLPIGEKVVDAILDLVRSARPDEGDAEIAPHVAWGPGPRAAQALMLATRARALVTGRLAPSIDDVAKLAAPVLRHRMALNFAARREMTVSDVVQTLVARIG
- a CDS encoding DUF58 domain-containing protein, which translates into the protein MFADVATRAYDPAQRKPADGATAADLASRMPRLVARAHEIAASLAYGVHGRKRAGVGETFWQYRPFASGESAHRIDWRRSARGDQLYVREREWEAAHDYFLWMDCSPSMAFGSSLASDDKLSRGVTLGLALADVLVRGGERAAALGLTAPISARDVIDRLARALADNATEAARDELPPQAPLRPRARVILISDFLIDPDALAARLRRFADAGASGAVLMVTDPSEETLPFSGETTFLDTDGGPAFYAGDARSLRAAYARRFEAHRDAVRRAAQRVGFIFLQHRTDRPASEAALALAMGLLGADGVSFEERR
- a CDS encoding DUF4159 domain-containing protein; protein product: MFSFTAPLALFGLISLPMIYWLLRVTPPRPREIVFPPTKILRELKPDEETPAKTPWWLMALRLALAAALIFAMAGPVWAPSGVVASTAPTLVILDDGWTAAPTWERRLAGAASIIESVARAGGPVAVALASESAAPVPGDGPRAMEKLRSARPKPFLPDRKAIGEQVTAFAHGRKARIVWISDGVAQGDAAGFVRALKESGASAVEIYVEDHAPRALAAPTNDAATLSVDVLRIGDDASAVVDALDAKGRTVGRAEVDFGGARRVRGKIELPVELRNEVSHLRIEGENSAGAVALLDARSKVKRVALIGGGAADEAQPLLSPLYYLEKALAPFAQIRTARPGVVDPVQALLAEQPNIMGLADVGLAPGETFDAVSRFVEEGGTLIRFAGPRLANAEDGLLPVRLRRNGRVLGGAMSWEEPKALAEFDATSPFFGLPASKDVTVQRQVLAEPDPGLADKTWARLSDGTPLVTAERRGKGLIVLFHVNADANWSNLPISGLFVEMLKRISAMAGESTPASSERSGADPAAFAPMRLLDGFGALGAPGLSAQSIPPGFDGPASAEHPPGLYGSGEAFVAVQTLRPTDEISAFDFAGAGLSADVLRAGGQLDLRGPLLVFALAAFIADALIVLALAGKLRLRPLSAATAALLALSCVAATIDETRAETAPKSTATQRDKDAALTARLAYVISGDARVDEISRLGLEALTQALNARTSFAPGDPVGVDPAKDELAFYPLLYWPIVASAPQPPAKTVAKVTAYMKQGGTIIFDTRDALSQRVGGAPSPEAQWLRDLTKGLDIPPLEVTPRDHVITKTFYLLDGFVGRYANGETWVEALPPEPKDQAARPVRATDSVSAIVITSNDLASAWAHDKRGQPLFPLTPGGARQREFALRGGINLVMYTLTGNYKSDQVHVRDLLERLGQ